One Caldisericota bacterium genomic window, TGCTAAAGCGACCGGGAAAGAACTTATACCGCTTAATACGCTTTCTTTTGCAGCACTTATTATACTTCTTGCCAATCCACTTGCTCTTTTTTCGGTGAGTTTCCAGCTATCATTTCTTGCTATTTTTGCCATTTTAATTATTGCACCACTCTTTTATCAGCGTCTTCCGCAAAATTTCGGCTTTAAAATGCTTGCAGAAGTGGTTTCTGTTCAGCTCCTACTTTTTCCTCTTTTTGCTTATTATTTTCATACTGTTTCACTTATTGCAATTATGGCAAATTTTATTGTAATTCCATTTTTGTATCTCCTTATGCCTATTAGTTTAATACAACTTGTTCTAACTGTAATAAGTTTTCGGTTAGCACTGTTTTTCGCTCCTGTAACAAATTTCTTTTTTTCTATTCTTATTTTTCTGGCAAAAATGTTTTCAAAAGCACCCTTTGCAGCATTAAATATACAGTTTAATGGGTATTTTGTGGTAACATATTTTATCGTTATTTCTCTTCTTATTTTTTCTTATACTAAAAAAAAGACGTGGAGAAAGCTTGTTTTTATTCCGCTCATTTTATTAGTAGCTGCTTCCATTTTTGTAAGACCCGGGTTCTGTATTACACCACTTCAACTTGTTGGCGAAGATGGTTTTATTGTTCAATCTGGTTACGATGTTGTATATATAAGCTCTCCAACCTGTTTGACAAGTGAAGATAAAGATTTATATTCTATACAGCTTTCGTTGAAGGAGAGGGGCATAAACAAAATTGATCTTATGATTTTTAATGCGCCGTTTAAGCAAAGAGAGGCTAGTAGTGTTAAACTTATAGAACAATTTTCCGTAAAAAGTGTTGTTCTCCCCAAAATTGAAAGCGATCTTCAAAATGCTTTTATTACTCTAAATGCTGGTAAAACTCAGATATATACAGTTTCGGATACTGACAAAATTCATTTTGGGGATATGATTTTTAGGTTTGTCCCAGGCGTAAGCGATGCTTATTCTGTAATCTTGGAACATGAAGGACGAACATTTTTACTGGCGGGCAGACAGTTTAAACTTGATAATTTACCCTTTCATGTCGATGTGGCATATTTTCCCCAAAACTTATTAGAAAAGTTAAAAAATGCTCAGTTAAGATTTGGAGAAATCCATGGGTATTAATATAGTATATAACAAAGGGTGACGCATATGAAAAAATTAGTGCTAATAGACGGGAGCAGTATTATGTATAGAGCTTTTTTTGCTCTTCCTCATTTTACTACAAAAAACAATGAACCTACAGGGGCCCTGTATGGTTTTATTAGAATGCTTTTACGTGTTTTAAAGGACGAAAAACCTCAGTATCTAGCTATTGCATTTGATAGGAGAGCTCCTACAAAAAGGCATATACAGTATAAAGAGTATAAAGCACAACGTCCTCCCATGCCAGACGAGTTGTCTCCTCAATTTACAACAATACATGAATTGCTTGAGGCATTGAATATTAATGTATATGAAATGGATGGATATGAAGCGGATGATATAATAGGAACGATAGCAAAAACTGCTGAAAAAAATGAATTTTTAACAGTTGTTATTTCTGGTGACATGGATCTCACGCAGCTTATATCAGAAAAGATTAAAATAAAGGTTACACGGAAAGGCGTTACAACCCTTGAGGAATTTGATAGAGAACGGCTTAAAGAAATATTAGGTATTTATCCTGAGCAAATACCAGATTTTAAGGCTTTAACGGGAGATCCTTCTGATAATATTCCTGGTTTACCGGGTATAGGGCCAAAAACTGCAGCAAAACTTCTATCTGAGTATGGAAATATCGAGGAGTTGTTATTACATACTGGCGAGATTAAAAAAGGCGATCTTATTGAAAAATATAAAGATCGTCTAATTAGCGGAAAAGAATTGTGCACATTAATGTTTGATACACCGATAGAGTTTAATATTGATGAAATGAAGTTAGGTGGGTTTGATGAAGAAAAGTTGAAAAATATTTTAAGCCGCTTTGAATTTACCAGTCTTTTAAACGAGCTTGGAATAAATTTGAATAATAAACACACACATATCAAAGCAGATGATCGAATAGGATTGTATATTGAGGCAAGGAATGGACAAGTTCAGCATTTTGCTATGGCTACGGAGAAAAATGTGGAAGAATTTAACATTGGCGAAGAACTTTTTGCTAACACAGAGGCGCTAAAAATTTTGAAAGATCTACTTGAAAATGACAAAAAGAAAGAAATTCTTAACTTAAAGGAACTTTACAAAGTAGCACACCATTATGGAATTAAACTCTCAAATATTCATCTTGATTTGGCACTTGCAGGACATCTTCTTAATCCGGATATAAGAAATTACTCCATCAAAGAGTTATGCGATACATTTTCTGTTTTCTACGAAGGGGAGTCTTTGTCTGAATATGCTAAACAACTTTTGCAGCTTTCATATGTTGAAGACAAGGAGTTAGAAGAATATAATCTTATGGCACTTTACAATGATATAGAAAAACCGCTATCAGAGATATTGGCTGACATGGAAATTACTGGTATAAAAATCGATGTGAAACATCTTGAGAATCTAAAAAGTGAGATTGAAAAAGAGCTTGAGATATTGGAAAATAAGATATATGACCTTTCCGGTATTTCTTTTAATATTAACTCTTCAAAACAACTTGCAGCTGTGCTTTTTGATAATTTAGGATTAAAACCATCAAAGATGGGAAAAACAGGATATTCAACGAGCAGTACAGTATTAGCAGATCTTATCTTGGAGCATCCTATAATTTCACTTGTACTAGAGTATAGAAGTCTTTCTAAATTGTATTCTGGATATGTTGTAGCCTTGCCTAAACTTGTGTCTAAAGAAGATTTTCGGTTACATACGACATTTCATCAGCTGGGTACAATTACGGGGAGGTTACGAAGTTCAAAACCAAATTTACAAAATATACCTATTAGGACTGACTGGGGCGAAAAGATACGAGCTGGTTTTGTTGCATCGGATGGGCATTTTTTGCTTAGTGCAGACTATTCGCAAATTGAGTTAAGAATACTCGCTCATCTATCTAAGGATAAAAACCTTATTAATGCATTTATGAATGGTGCTGATGTTCATACACGCACTGCATCCCTTGTATTTAACGTAAAGGATGAGGAAGTTACAAAAGAAATGAGGAGAAGTGCTAAAATTCTTAATTTTGGAATTATATATGGAATGTCTTCTTATGGTGTTGCAAAGCAGCTAGGCTGTTCTGCTAATGAAGCAAAAGAATACATTAATAGATATTTTGCCAGGTTCCCAACTGTTCGGGAATTTTTAGAGGAGCTTGTAAGGAGTACGATAAAATCAGGCGAGGCAAGGACAATTTTCGGACGCAGAAGAAAAATTCCAGGTTTAAATAGTGGCTTCGGTAGATCGAAGGATGAAGCAAGAAGATTTGCTATAAATACTCCTATTCAAGGAAGCGCTGCTGATATTATAAAAATTGCAATGCTAAAGGTGTTTAACAGGATAAAAGACAGTGGTGACCATATTGTATTGCAAATTCACGATGAATTAGTTCTCGAAGTAGGTAAAGAGCGAATTGAGAAAGTGAAACAAATTGTAAAAGAAGAAATGGAATCTGCTTATTCCCTTTCCGTGCCGTTAGTGGTGAATATTGCGTACGGGAATAATCTGAGAGAGGCAAAAGGATGATTGTAATTGGGCTTACAGGCAATATTGCGTCTGGAAAAAGTGCTGTATCCAAATTCTTAAAGAAATTGAGTGCCGATATTGTTGATTTGGACCAGCTTGCCAAGAAAATTCAATCTCAAAATGTTAATGACATTGTAGACAAGATGGAAAAGGTTTTTGGAAAAGAAATTGTTTCAAATGGCAAAGTAAACAGAAAAAAATTGGGCAGTATTGTTTTTTCAGATAAAGAGAAGTTAAATAAGCTTAATGAGATTATGATACCCGTAATGACTGAAGTTGTAAAGAAAATAATAGAGAAAAAGCGAGTGTCAGGGACGAAGGTTCTTGTTGTTGATGCAGCAATTCTGTTTGAGGCAAACTGGGATAAGATTGTTGACACTGTCTGGGTTGTCTATATCCCCAAAAAGTTGCAGCTGGAAAGATTAATGAAAAGAGAAAATATTAGAAGGGAAGAGGCATTAATGAGGATAGATTCACAAATGCCCATTTCTGAAAAGATTAAAATGGCTGATGTGGTAATTGACAATAGTGGGGATTTTTCGCAGATGGAATCCCAAATTTTAGAGTTATGGAAGAAAATTCAGAATTCCATTTAAGTTATTCAAGAATATCTATATATGATAATTGCCCTCTCCGTTATAAATTTATCTATGTTGATAAATTGCCTACTGCGGCACGTAGTTATTTTAGTTTTGGTAATTCGATTCATAAGGTGCTTGAACTTTTTTATCATCCCGAAGAAAATTTTATAACAGCTAAAACCCCTCCTTTAAATTATTTATTGAACCTGCTGGATGAACACTGGATTTCTGCTGGATATAATACTGAATATCAGGAAAACAAGGCAAAAGATGAAGCAACGCAGCTTCTCACAAAATTTTACAGGGAAACGATATTTGGATTCCAACCGGCATATCTGGTTGAGAAGAGTTTCTCTTTTGAATTGAATGGGTTCAGAGTAATTGGGAGAATAGATCGAATAGATCGAGAAAATGATGGTTATAGTATCATTGATTATAAAACAAATAGAATCTTGCCATCTTTGTTTAAAAAAATAAATCTCTTACAGCCAGTTATTTATTATTTAGGCGCGAAGGAATCTTTAGGCCTAAATAAAATAAGCTCTATTTTCATGTATTTTGTGCGTTTTAACAAAAAAGTAGAATTTAATATCTCAGATAAAATGGCAGAAGAGGGGAAGCAGAAAATCCTGCAAGTCGGAAAAGCAATACAATGCAATGAATTTTCTCCAAAACCAGGCAGTGCGTGTTCTACATGTGAGTTTAAAGACAGATGCGCTGGTTTTCAGTAAATTAGCGACAATATTTAGGAGACATTTTATTAAACCATTCTTTATATTATAATTATTCAAAAAGGAACAGGAGGATGCTATGAAAAAATTTTTTATCTTTGTTATTATATTTATAATATTACTTAATATAATTCCTGCAGCACATGGAGAAAGTGATTCTTTGCGATTGTTAAGCCTGCTTCCTTACCAAATTACTTCTATCCATACCGATGGTTCTTTGATACTTGCTGGTACATTAAATGGTTTTTTTGTTTCTACTGATTCAGGCAGTCATTTTTCTGAGCGTGATACTGGTTTGTCTGATTTGCACATCACCGGAATTGCTTTTTTTGATGGAAATATTTTTTTAGGCACAGAGAATGCAGGAGCATATATTTCATACGATTTGGGCAAACACTGGGAATCACTGATGAACAAATTGGATTGTCCTACTATTTCTTCCATATCAAGCGATGAAAATTTAATTTATGTCACATCACTTTGTTCTGGTTTTTATATAAGCAGCGATAGTGGACAAACCTGGGTTAAACGAAATAATGGCCTTCCCACCGTAGAAACTACCTCTTTTGTTAAAATATCTTCAGAAAAATATTTTCTTGGGACCAGGCAATTTGGGTTGTTTTATTCTAATACCGTAGGAGATGAATGTAGTTGGAAGAATGTGTTGACGGATTATTCAATCACTTCTCTTAGTTATCTTGGGAATTACCTTTTTGTTGGCACAACAGAGGGATTTTTTAAAGGCAATATAGAGAATAATAATTTCCAGAAAATTCAGTTTATTGGAGGATCTCCTTACGTTTCTTATGTGGCAAAGACAGATAATAAAATTTTTGTAGCTTTTCTGTATTTTGGACTATTTGGGTCGGTTGATGGCAGCAATTTTTATAAGGTAGGTGGGGGCGTGGTGCCAAATCCTGATGCATTGTTTTTTGATTCCAAAAACAATGCTCTTTTTATAGGAGATGTAGATGGTAATCTTTTCTACTTTGACACAACTCGGCCATATTTGCAATGCAGTGAGCAGATTGATGTTGGAAGTGTTCCACAGGGAAGCAGTGTTGAGAAAGACATTTTTCTTGTAAATCTTGGGGGAGGGATTCTCAAGGGAACAGTTAGTGGGCCATACTTCATAAAGTTTGATACTAATTCGTTTACAGCTGCAGGTAAATTACATTTTTTGATTGATACTTCTGCTCTTTCCATTGGTAGTTTTAAGCAGCCAGTAAGCATTAATTCTAACGGCGGAAATAAAACGGTTTACATTTCCTTTAAAGTTATCCAGGCTCCCGCTATTAATATAAAGTTAAAGATAGATTCTCCAATTGCGTATGTTAATGGGAAAAGAGTAGATCTTGATGCGGCTCCTTTTATTGTGAAAGAGGCAAGTAGGACGCTTGTTCCTATCCGTTTTATTTCAGAGACGTTTGGCGCAACGGTCGAGTGGGACGGCAATGAAAGAAAAGTTACTATTAAGAAGAGTGCAACTACACATCACCCTTCTCTACTCATTGAAATGTGGATTGATCGCAAAACTCTCCGTGTAAATTTAGAAGAAAAGACAATTGATGTTGCACCACTCATTATTCTTCCTGGCAGAACAATGGTACCAATTCGGTTCATCACTGAAACTTTTGGAAGTACTGTGCAATGGAATGGCAACACGCGTGAAATTACTATCTATTATACACCTTAGTCTATGCTTGAAAGATCTGTCTCGTGGGAATTTAATTATTTTATTGCTTTCCTTATGAATTTATTATGATGGAGCAAGAAAATGGATAAGTTTAACGTGATTTTTTTATTAGGGCGTCCGGCAGCTGGAAAATCAGAAATTATCAATTTTCTTTTAAAACTTCCAGACAGAACAAGAAAAGAACAGTTCTGTATGGGAAAAATTGATGTGATTGATGATTTCCCAATGCTTTGGACCTGGTACGAGGAGGATGACATCCTTGAAAGCAAATTTCATAAGCAAAGACTTCATACTACTGACGACGGGTACTTTAAGCACCAATATTTCTGGCATCTCCTTATTGAAAGAATTTCTTTAGAATATAAAAAACGAATTCGGGATATTTCTGATTATACGAAAGACTATACTACAATTGTAGAGTTTTCCAGAGGCAAAGAACATGGTGGTTACAAAAAGGCGTTTCAGCATGTTTCGGAAGAACTCCTTAAATATGCCGTTATCATATATGTGAATGTACCATTTGAAGAATCTTTAAGAAAAAATAAAATGCGGTTTGATCCATTGCGTCCCGATAGTATTCTCCATCATTCTTTAACAGATGAAAAACTAACAAGACTTTATAAAGAAATTGATTGGGAAGAATTTAGCAGCGGAAATTCAGAATTTATTGAATGCAAGGGAATGAAAGTGCCGTATGCAATTTTTGAGAATAAAGATGATGTGACCACAGAAGGGAATGATCCTTTAAAAAATAGACTTAAAGAAACTTTAGAAAAACTCAAAACAATTATTAAGAAGAAGTAGTTTTGTTTTAGTGGTGCAACTTATGTTCTTTCTCTATGATTTTTTCAATTTTGCTAACTACTCTTTCAATATCATCATTTACTAAAATGTAGTCATAAAACGTACGTTCTTCTATCTCTTCTTTTGCTCTTTTTAATCGTTTTTCCTGTTCCTCTTCTGTTTCCGTTCCTCTTTCGGTAAGGCGATTAATAAGAATTTCCATGCTGGGTGGGAGTAAAAAAATTAGCAATGCTTTTGGGAAGCGGTTCTTAATTTTTTTTGCTCCCTGTACATCAATCTGTAAAATTACGTCTGTTTTTTCTTTTGTAAGATTTTTTAATGGGGTTCCATAGTAGCATCCATGAACAAAAGCAAATTCTGCTAGATCATTTTTTTGTACAAGCTCAAAAAATTTATCTTCATTTATAAAATGGTAATCCCTTCCGTTTTTTTCTCCCTCTCTTGGTTTTCTTGTTGTACAAGAAATGGACCGCACAAAACATGGATTTTTCTCTATCAGTTTTTGCACGACAGTTCCTTTACCTACTCCAGATGGTCCTGATATTACAATGATCATTGTTCTTCCAATAACTCCAAAGCTTTATCTAATGGATCTTCGGTTTCTTCTAATTGAATGTCAGGCTCTACTCCCTTTTTATTTATTTCCTTTTTATCTGGCGTAAGATACTCTTGTACTGTAATTTTAAGTGTATATTCTCCTGGTAGTGAAAATATTTTTTGTATTACTCCTTTGCCGAATGTAGTTTCGCCTATTATTATTCCGGTTTTATAATCTTTTATGGCTCCGGCAAGTATTTCTGCTGCACTTGCCGTTCCTTTATTTACAAGTACGATTATAGGCACGGTAGGTTTATGTCCTGAAATTTTTAGAGAAACCATTTTGCCTTCTCTATCTTTTGTCCAGAGCAATACTCCGGAAGAAATGAATTGGCTGGCTACTTTTTCGCATTCATAGAGAAGCCCTCCTGGGTTGTCTCTTAAATCAAGTATAATACCTTTTACGTTGTTTTTATTCATCTCTTTAATTATGTTTGCAACTTGTTTTCCTACTCCCTCGGAAAACATATTAATTTTTAGATATCCGATTTTTCCATCATTTAAGTAATTTACCTCGACAAGCGGAATATGGATTTCTGCTCTTTTTACTGCAACAATAATGGTTTCACCGTTTCTTTTAATTTTTAATTCTACTTCTGTTCCGCTTTTCCCTTTTACTTTCATAGCTACTTCTTCAAGAGATAATCCTACTAGCTGTGCGCCATCAGCGTCAACTATGATGTCTCCTTTTTGAAGTCCTGCTTTTTTTGCAGGAGAGTCGGGGAATACAGAAACAATTTCCGGAAGGGCTAGATCTTCATTTTT contains:
- a CDS encoding ComEC/Rec2 family competence protein — its product is MFVLLLLLLVDKRYYIYIILFFILGVFTTTLAVTPFKNPEIPEHLCGVEIQITGKVKEFSKGTGYTKNFEISHLSIEGEKFAGSARVYAETAPAPFSTVVVKGVISKNSSQDDFQKITRYNCTVFSEDVSVTRSFALFDFFTDLRNTIEDRILLSMKSEEAFLFLSSIPGISSMTSDEKLPFIETGTAHLFAISGLHFGILGETSYKTLALFTPFAYEFSFVILAFFLFLVGFRVSALRAFFMYGACVLAKATGKELIPLNTLSFAALIILLANPLALFSVSFQLSFLAIFAILIIAPLFYQRLPQNFGFKMLAEVVSVQLLLFPLFAYYFHTVSLIAIMANFIVIPFLYLLMPISLIQLVLTVISFRLALFFAPVTNFFFSILIFLAKMFSKAPFAALNIQFNGYFVVTYFIVISLLIFSYTKKKTWRKLVFIPLILLVAASIFVRPGFCITPLQLVGEDGFIVQSGYDVVYISSPTCLTSEDKDLYSIQLSLKERGINKIDLMIFNAPFKQREASSVKLIEQFSVKSVVLPKIESDLQNAFITLNAGKTQIYTVSDTDKIHFGDMIFRFVPGVSDAYSVILEHEGRTFLLAGRQFKLDNLPFHVDVAYFPQNLLEKLKNAQLRFGEIHGY
- the polA gene encoding DNA polymerase I — protein: MKKLVLIDGSSIMYRAFFALPHFTTKNNEPTGALYGFIRMLLRVLKDEKPQYLAIAFDRRAPTKRHIQYKEYKAQRPPMPDELSPQFTTIHELLEALNINVYEMDGYEADDIIGTIAKTAEKNEFLTVVISGDMDLTQLISEKIKIKVTRKGVTTLEEFDRERLKEILGIYPEQIPDFKALTGDPSDNIPGLPGIGPKTAAKLLSEYGNIEELLLHTGEIKKGDLIEKYKDRLISGKELCTLMFDTPIEFNIDEMKLGGFDEEKLKNILSRFEFTSLLNELGINLNNKHTHIKADDRIGLYIEARNGQVQHFAMATEKNVEEFNIGEELFANTEALKILKDLLENDKKKEILNLKELYKVAHHYGIKLSNIHLDLALAGHLLNPDIRNYSIKELCDTFSVFYEGESLSEYAKQLLQLSYVEDKELEEYNLMALYNDIEKPLSEILADMEITGIKIDVKHLENLKSEIEKELEILENKIYDLSGISFNINSSKQLAAVLFDNLGLKPSKMGKTGYSTSSTVLADLILEHPIISLVLEYRSLSKLYSGYVVALPKLVSKEDFRLHTTFHQLGTITGRLRSSKPNLQNIPIRTDWGEKIRAGFVASDGHFLLSADYSQIELRILAHLSKDKNLINAFMNGADVHTRTASLVFNVKDEEVTKEMRRSAKILNFGIIYGMSSYGVAKQLGCSANEAKEYINRYFARFPTVREFLEELVRSTIKSGEARTIFGRRRKIPGLNSGFGRSKDEARRFAINTPIQGSAADIIKIAMLKVFNRIKDSGDHIVLQIHDELVLEVGKERIEKVKQIVKEEMESAYSLSVPLVVNIAYGNNLREAKG
- the coaE gene encoding dephospho-CoA kinase (Dephospho-CoA kinase (CoaE) performs the final step in coenzyme A biosynthesis.); this encodes MIVIGLTGNIASGKSAVSKFLKKLSADIVDLDQLAKKIQSQNVNDIVDKMEKVFGKEIVSNGKVNRKKLGSIVFSDKEKLNKLNEIMIPVMTEVVKKIIEKKRVSGTKVLVVDAAILFEANWDKIVDTVWVVYIPKKLQLERLMKRENIRREEALMRIDSQMPISEKIKMADVVIDNSGDFSQMESQILELWKKIQNSI
- a CDS encoding PD-(D/E)XK nuclease family protein; amino-acid sequence: MEENSEFHLSYSRISIYDNCPLRYKFIYVDKLPTAARSYFSFGNSIHKVLELFYHPEENFITAKTPPLNYLLNLLDEHWISAGYNTEYQENKAKDEATQLLTKFYRETIFGFQPAYLVEKSFSFELNGFRVIGRIDRIDRENDGYSIIDYKTNRILPSLFKKINLLQPVIYYLGAKESLGLNKISSIFMYFVRFNKKVEFNISDKMAEEGKQKILQVGKAIQCNEFSPKPGSACSTCEFKDRCAGFQ
- a CDS encoding S41 family peptidase translates to MHRIKNKISVILIVVLLLVGGYYLGLKYPPSRIINIMHTQDGFENLIDDHSLLKRTIDIIENNFYKSIKEEDLIKGMVDSLNDPYSVFYNPEQTKQFNEEIQGKYTGIGIVITKNEDLALPEIVSVFPDSPAKKAGLQKGDIIVDADGAQLVGLSLEEVAMKVKGKSGTEVELKIKRNGETIIVAVKRAEIHIPLVEVNYLNDGKIGYLKINMFSEGVGKQVANIIKEMNKNNVKGIILDLRDNPGGLLYECEKVASQFISSGVLLWTKDREGKMVSLKISGHKPTVPIIVLVNKGTASAAEILAGAIKDYKTGIIIGETTFGKGVIQKIFSLPGEYTLKITVQEYLTPDKKEINKKGVEPDIQLEETEDPLDKALELLEEQ
- the gmk gene encoding guanylate kinase, translated to MIIVISGPSGVGKGTVVQKLIEKNPCFVRSISCTTRKPREGEKNGRDYHFINEDKFFELVQKNDLAEFAFVHGCYYGTPLKNLTKEKTDVILQIDVQGAKKIKNRFPKALLIFLLPPSMEILINRLTERGTETEEEQEKRLKRAKEEIEERTFYDYILVNDDIERVVSKIEKIIEKEHKLHH
- a CDS encoding stalk domain-containing protein translates to MKKFFIFVIIFIILLNIIPAAHGESDSLRLLSLLPYQITSIHTDGSLILAGTLNGFFVSTDSGSHFSERDTGLSDLHITGIAFFDGNIFLGTENAGAYISYDLGKHWESLMNKLDCPTISSISSDENLIYVTSLCSGFYISSDSGQTWVKRNNGLPTVETTSFVKISSEKYFLGTRQFGLFYSNTVGDECSWKNVLTDYSITSLSYLGNYLFVGTTEGFFKGNIENNNFQKIQFIGGSPYVSYVAKTDNKIFVAFLYFGLFGSVDGSNFYKVGGGVVPNPDALFFDSKNNALFIGDVDGNLFYFDTTRPYLQCSEQIDVGSVPQGSSVEKDIFLVNLGGGILKGTVSGPYFIKFDTNSFTAAGKLHFLIDTSALSIGSFKQPVSINSNGGNKTVYISFKVIQAPAINIKLKIDSPIAYVNGKRVDLDAAPFIVKEASRTLVPIRFISETFGATVEWDGNERKVTIKKSATTHHPSLLIEMWIDRKTLRVNLEEKTIDVAPLIILPGRTMVPIRFITETFGSTVQWNGNTREITIYYTP